In one window of Myxococcus virescens DNA:
- the gmd gene encoding GDP-mannose 4,6-dehydratase, with protein MATKRALITGITGQDGSYLAELLLSKGYEVHGMVRRSSEEKFERIQHLHGKIQLHQGDLLDQFSLAALLNLTKPDEVYNLAAQSFVPTSWNQPVLTGEFTALGVTKMLEAIRHTRPEARFYQASSSEMFGKVLEVPQTEDTPFYPRSPYGVAKAYGHHITVNYRESFNLFAVSGILFNHESPRRGLEFVTRKVTYNVARIKLGLQEKLPMGNLDAKRDWGFAGDYVDAMWRMLQQPQAEDYVVATNETHTVRELVEIAFARVGLDWEKHVFIDPAFVRPAEVDLLIGDPAKAKTKLGWEPKVRFKELVEMMVDADLERVKAGQR; from the coding sequence ATGGCGACCAAGCGCGCACTCATTACGGGCATCACGGGGCAGGACGGCAGCTATCTCGCGGAGCTGCTCCTTTCGAAGGGCTACGAGGTGCACGGCATGGTGCGCCGCTCGTCGGAGGAGAAGTTCGAGCGCATCCAGCACCTGCACGGGAAGATTCAGCTCCACCAGGGCGACTTGCTGGACCAGTTCTCGCTCGCGGCGTTGCTCAACCTGACGAAGCCCGACGAGGTCTACAACCTGGCGGCGCAGTCCTTCGTCCCCACCAGCTGGAACCAGCCGGTGCTCACGGGCGAGTTCACCGCGCTGGGCGTGACGAAGATGCTGGAGGCCATCCGCCACACCCGCCCGGAGGCGCGCTTCTACCAGGCGTCGTCCAGCGAGATGTTCGGCAAGGTGCTGGAGGTTCCGCAGACGGAGGACACGCCCTTCTATCCGCGCAGCCCGTACGGCGTGGCCAAGGCCTACGGCCACCACATCACGGTGAACTACCGCGAGTCCTTCAACCTGTTCGCGGTGAGCGGCATCCTCTTCAACCACGAGTCGCCGCGCCGGGGCCTGGAGTTCGTCACGCGCAAGGTCACCTACAACGTGGCGCGCATCAAGCTGGGCCTCCAGGAGAAGCTGCCCATGGGCAACCTGGACGCCAAGCGCGACTGGGGCTTCGCGGGCGACTACGTGGACGCCATGTGGCGGATGCTCCAGCAGCCGCAGGCCGAGGACTACGTGGTGGCCACCAACGAGACGCACACCGTGCGCGAGCTGGTGGAGATTGCCTTCGCGCGCGTGGGCCTGGACTGGGAGAAGCACGTCTTCATCGACCCGGCCTTCGTGCGCCCCGCCGAGGTGGACCTGCTCATCGGTGACCCGGCCAAGGCGAAGACGAAGCTGGGCTGGGAGCCCAAGGTCCGCTTCAAGGAGCTGGTGGAGATGATGGTGGACGCGGACCTGGAGCGCGTGAAGGCGGGGCAGCGGTAG
- a CDS encoding GDP-mannose 4,6-dehydratase produces the protein MRILVTGADGFVGRHLCALLRAAGDEVVEAHGPRGEGINSNALHFDVANEASVKAAVAEVKPEGIIHLAGFSSVAKSHHNPSRVFAVNTMGVVHLLTAVRESVPKASVVLVGSGEVYGPVPEGTRATEDTPAVPLSPYAASKSAAELAAVQFHRSYGLEVVMARPFNHLGAGQDPTFVVPSFAAQIRAIGLGTVDPVLRTGNLDAVRDFSHVRDVVEAYRLLLDKGEPGQAYNIGSGEGRTIRSLLEEMLSLAGVNARIELDPARLRPSDIPSLVGAPDKLKALGWAPKLTVADALRDVLGPRVPGAA, from the coding sequence ATGCGCATTCTGGTAACAGGCGCGGATGGCTTCGTCGGCCGGCACTTGTGCGCCCTGCTGCGCGCCGCTGGCGACGAGGTGGTGGAGGCCCACGGGCCGCGCGGTGAGGGCATCAACAGCAACGCCCTGCACTTCGACGTGGCCAACGAAGCCTCGGTGAAGGCGGCGGTGGCCGAGGTGAAGCCCGAGGGCATCATTCACCTGGCGGGCTTCAGCTCGGTCGCGAAGAGCCACCACAACCCGTCCCGGGTGTTCGCGGTGAACACCATGGGCGTGGTGCACCTGCTCACCGCGGTGCGCGAGAGCGTCCCGAAGGCGAGTGTGGTGCTGGTGGGCTCCGGCGAGGTGTACGGCCCGGTGCCCGAAGGCACGCGTGCCACCGAGGACACCCCCGCGGTGCCCCTGAGCCCCTACGCGGCCTCCAAGTCCGCAGCGGAGCTGGCCGCGGTGCAGTTCCACCGCAGCTACGGGCTGGAGGTCGTCATGGCGCGGCCCTTCAACCACCTGGGCGCGGGGCAGGACCCCACCTTCGTGGTGCCCTCGTTCGCGGCGCAGATTCGCGCCATCGGGCTGGGCACGGTGGACCCGGTGCTGCGCACGGGAAACCTGGATGCGGTGCGCGACTTCTCCCACGTCCGCGACGTGGTGGAGGCCTACCGGCTGCTGCTCGACAAGGGTGAGCCGGGGCAGGCGTACAACATCGGCAGCGGTGAGGGCCGCACCATCCGCAGCCTGCTGGAGGAGATGCTGTCGCTGGCGGGGGTCAACGCGCGCATCGAGCTGGACCCCGCGCGCCTCCGGCCCTCCGACATCCCCAGCCTCGTCGGCGCTCCCGACAAGCTGAAGGCGCTGGGTTGGGCCCCGAAGCTGACCGTGGCGGACGCGCTGCGCGATGTGCTCGGCCCCCGCGTGCCCGGCGCGGCGTGA
- a CDS encoding NADAR family protein: MSEAGQQRFTFFWQAHSPFSQWHPSDFAVDGVRYVCAEQYMMAGKARLFGDNAALASILSSKSPKTHKALGRKVRDFDNARWEKARERIVYEGNRAKFTQSPELLKALLATAGTELVEASPVDRIWGVGLDEEDPRIHHPAKWRGLNLLGKVLTKLREDLLAEGVTEASPAEP; encoded by the coding sequence ATGAGCGAAGCAGGACAGCAGCGGTTCACCTTCTTCTGGCAGGCGCACTCCCCCTTCTCCCAGTGGCACCCTTCCGACTTCGCCGTGGACGGCGTGCGCTACGTGTGCGCGGAGCAGTACATGATGGCAGGCAAGGCGCGGCTCTTCGGTGACAACGCGGCGCTGGCGAGCATCCTGTCATCGAAGTCGCCCAAGACGCACAAGGCCCTGGGCCGCAAGGTCCGCGATTTCGACAACGCGCGCTGGGAGAAGGCGCGTGAGCGCATCGTCTACGAGGGCAACCGCGCGAAGTTCACCCAGAGCCCGGAGCTGTTGAAGGCGCTCCTGGCCACCGCGGGCACGGAGTTGGTGGAAGCCAGCCCCGTGGATCGCATCTGGGGTGTGGGGTTGGATGAGGAGGACCCGCGCATCCATCACCCCGCGAAGTGGCGAGGACTGAACCTGCTGGGCAAGGTCCTCACGAAGCTGCGCGAGGACCTGCTAGCGGAGGGCGTCACCGAGGCGTCCCCCGCCGAGCCGTAG
- a CDS encoding glycosyltransferase family 4 protein, with product MGPIAFDATLWDEPTTGIGLYTRCLASALEALGVQLTRVGAQSSGEAPRAKAGRTAWTLGGLPRVLQGSDAPLYHAHGNFNLPLIRAPGMKYVLTVHDLIPLLMPETVSAAFRWQFRLWLSRSLMVADQVVCVSERTRQDLLARYPEAESRTVVVPNGVDHVHAPVLDDTSKDFLRALSLPKEYVLYAGSLDVRKNVDLVLDALERLRLRGRPASLVLAGQSWFGAGRVEARISRLRSEGFEVRSLGYQSDAVFYELMRRAAVFVFPSRYEGFGLPPLEAMRLGTPTIVSTAGSLPEVCGDAALSVGPDDANGLARALDRLLHSPEERRALAERGKAQAAKFTWKRTAEGTLAAYEAALRR from the coding sequence ATGGGACCTATCGCCTTCGACGCGACACTCTGGGACGAGCCGACCACCGGCATCGGCCTGTACACCCGTTGCCTGGCCTCCGCCCTGGAGGCGCTCGGCGTCCAGCTCACCCGCGTAGGGGCTCAGTCATCCGGCGAGGCCCCTCGCGCGAAGGCAGGGCGGACCGCCTGGACGCTGGGCGGCTTGCCGCGTGTGCTCCAGGGCTCGGATGCGCCGCTGTACCACGCACACGGTAACTTCAACCTGCCCCTCATCCGCGCTCCCGGCATGAAGTACGTGCTGACGGTGCACGATTTGATTCCGCTGCTGATGCCGGAGACGGTGTCGGCCGCGTTCCGCTGGCAGTTCCGGCTGTGGTTGTCGCGCAGCCTGATGGTGGCGGACCAGGTGGTGTGCGTGAGCGAACGCACGCGGCAGGACCTGCTGGCTCGCTACCCGGAAGCGGAGTCGCGCACGGTGGTGGTGCCCAATGGCGTGGACCACGTCCATGCGCCCGTCCTGGACGACACCAGCAAGGACTTCCTGCGCGCGCTCTCACTGCCGAAGGAGTACGTGCTCTACGCGGGCTCGCTCGACGTGCGGAAGAACGTGGACCTGGTGCTGGACGCGTTGGAGCGGCTGCGACTGCGGGGGCGGCCTGCCTCGTTGGTGCTGGCGGGACAGAGCTGGTTCGGCGCGGGGCGCGTGGAGGCGCGCATCTCCCGGCTGCGCTCGGAGGGGTTCGAGGTTCGCTCGCTCGGCTATCAATCCGACGCCGTGTTCTACGAGCTGATGCGCCGCGCGGCCGTGTTCGTGTTCCCGTCTCGTTATGAGGGGTTCGGGCTGCCACCGCTGGAGGCGATGCGGCTGGGGACGCCCACCATCGTCTCCACCGCGGGCTCGCTGCCGGAGGTCTGTGGCGACGCCGCGCTGAGCGTGGGGCCCGACGACGCGAACGGGCTCGCGAGGGCGTTGGACCGGCTGCTCCACTCGCCGGAGGAACGGCGGGCGCTCGCGGAGCGTGGAAAGGCGCAGGCCGCGAAGTTCACCTGGAAGCGGACCGCCGAGGGTACCTTGGCGGCGTACGAGGCCGCGCTGCGGCGATAA